DNA from Candidatus Saccharimonadales bacterium:
TCGTTTTAATGGGCGAGTCGTTAGATTTTTAATGATCTCAGACTCTGGCTTTAAAGAGTTCATGCAACGGTATGATCCGCCAAAAAAAGTAGTTTACCAAGATGTAAAAATCGCCAAAGAAGGCGACAACGCGGCGATCGCCGAGGTTTCAAAAACTTTAGACTCTGTGCGTTCTGACGATATTTTAAATTATCTAATAACTCAGGCCGATAAACTTGGCGCATCCGACATTCATCTTGAAAATCAACAGGGGAACTTGAGAGTAAGACTTCGCGTTGATGGCGCACTGCATCCGGTAGCTACTCTTTCACGCGATAAATATCGAGTTTTATTGGCGTCAATTGCATCACGAGGCAATGTGAGTACTGCGGCAACTGATGCGCAAACTGGTCACATGCAACAAGAGATCCGTAATCCTGATGGATCAACCCGAACCTTAAACATGCGTATCGAAACCGTTCCAACGATCTATGGCCAAGACGTCGTCATGCGATTATTCAATTTTGATCCCCGGCTCCTTAAGTTAGATTATCTAGGATTAAATCAGCAGCAACTAAAAACCATCCAAGATGTTGTTGAGCATCCGCATGGAATGGTGATGGTTGTCGGGCCTACTGGTTCCGGTAAATCAACCACGCTTTACAGCATGATTAACGGTTTAAATACTACTGATCGCAAGATTTTGACACTCGAAGACCCGGTCGAATTAGCTGTGCCGGGTGTGATTCAGATTCCGGTTTCTACCGAAAGCGGCGATAGTTTTGCCGACAAGCTGCGTGCTGTGTTGCGACTTGACCCCGATATAATTATGGTAGGCGAAATTCGAGATATAGATACGGCGAAGACCGCCATTCAGGCCTCAATCACCGGACATTTGGTGTTGAGTACATTCCATGCGAGTACAGCGGCCACAGCTTTTAGCAGAATTATAGATATGATTGGGCAGAACCCAATCTTCTCGACGGCGATCCGTCTAGTTATTGGCCAACGTTTAGTCCGTAAATTAGATGAAAAAACACGTGTAGCCTATAAGCCCGACGAGGCAACTAAAAAATATATCAACGAAGTGCTGAGTGATTTGCCCAAGAATGTCGCAAAGCCAGATGTCGACAATTTGACCTTATATAAACCCGGATCTTCGGCTGAAAATCCATTTGGGTATCGTGGCCGATTGGTGATAATGGAGCAAATGGCAATCACCGATAAAGTGCAGGCGTATTTGCGCGGCGATGTCGCTGATGTGGATTCGGTAATGATTGAGAAAACTGCCAAAGCACAAGGTATGGTAACCATGTTGCAGGACGGTGTGTTGAAGGCTTGTGCCGGAGTCACTACGCTCGAAGAGATCAACAGAGTAATTTAAAATGAAACGCCCCGCTCGTAAATGAGCGGGGCTTTGGGCCCGGGTGAGGGCTCGTGTTTCAGGACTTGTGGTGGTGGCGGGTGGTGTAGATGTGGACCGTCACGATGCCGATGCTGACGCAGATGATCGCGCTGATCACCCGCACGACACCATCCAGCGACGGGAACTCCGTCTTGACCTGACCACCGGCCCACGTCACGAGGACGATGAGGGCCAGATTCGCCAGCCCGTAGCCGGCGATCGTCAGGATCTTGCTGCCACGCTTGGGCGTGTTCGCCATGATGTCTCCGATGTTCGAACGGGACAATTCCTTGAAACCATATATTTATAACATAAAATGTAAATCAAGTCAATAAATAGAGAATCGCTGGCGAAATTAGTAGCAGGTAAAGCGCTTCTACAACAATACCTTGGGGCTTTTCGTACCACTGTAGATTTAGGTGAAAATTATGAAACCAGTTGTTAAGCGGCTTTTTTGTGTAGTAATGCACAAGCAGAGCGTCTGGTAGCATCGCAAAAAATACTCCTAGTAAAACAGGAAGTGCGAGTGAGGGATTAAGTGTTATGATTAAGCTAATAATCGACAAGCACGCGATTCCATCAGCGATGATAATTCGCGTAAAATGCTTATTGCCCCAGGTATAAATTTGGTGGCCTCCAAAATGAGGGATCACGTCTAATGCAAAATGTGACGCAAACGCCAAAGGAACCACTAAAAGCGGTTCACGCACAGCGATTCCAATTGCCGCTCCTGTTAGAGCGTGGTTTAGGCCAATCATATCGTAATTCTACCACTTAAGTGTTGTATTATAAAAACATGAGTGAGCGGCAGACTGTGTAAATGATCCTTTTATCAAAATATGAATATTATAAAGATTGCAGAATAATCCTTTTCAATCTGTAAGTTTTATGATAAAATTACCTGTAACTGCTAAAAAAGTGAGTAAAACCAGTATGTTTGGATTAATCAAAGCTATTAACGACGCACAACGCAAGGCTAAACTTGTTGAT
Protein-coding regions in this window:
- a CDS encoding GspE/PulE family protein, with the translated sequence MAADDQAKFRAEDEFNTQRRAGLLGLQYYDTVGVVQKAQLFPSTLTVQEMHKGRIVPLSDGNDEAALIFGITVSTPQQLLNELRDRFNGRVVRFLMISDSGFKEFMQRYDPPKKVVYQDVKIAKEGDNAAIAEVSKTLDSVRSDDILNYLITQADKLGASDIHLENQQGNLRVRLRVDGALHPVATLSRDKYRVLLASIASRGNVSTAATDAQTGHMQQEIRNPDGSTRTLNMRIETVPTIYGQDVVMRLFNFDPRLLKLDYLGLNQQQLKTIQDVVEHPHGMVMVVGPTGSGKSTTLYSMINGLNTTDRKILTLEDPVELAVPGVIQIPVSTESGDSFADKLRAVLRLDPDIIMVGEIRDIDTAKTAIQASITGHLVLSTFHASTAATAFSRIIDMIGQNPIFSTAIRLVIGQRLVRKLDEKTRVAYKPDEATKKYINEVLSDLPKNVAKPDVDNLTLYKPGSSAENPFGYRGRLVIMEQMAITDKVQAYLRGDVADVDSVMIEKTAKAQGMVTMLQDGVLKACAGVTTLEEINRVI